Proteins found in one Flavobacterium channae genomic segment:
- a CDS encoding nucleoside-diphosphate kinase yields MATNRTFTMIKPDAVENGHIGGILNMITEGGFRIVAMKLTQLTVADAQKFYAVHAERPFFGELVEFMTRGPIVAAILEKDNAVEDFRTLIGATNPADAAEGTIRKKYATSIGENAVHGSDSDENAAIEGAFHFAGREQF; encoded by the coding sequence ATGGCAACAAACAGAACTTTTACAATGATTAAACCAGATGCTGTTGAGAACGGACACATCGGTGGAATTTTAAATATGATTACTGAAGGTGGTTTCAGAATTGTAGCAATGAAATTAACGCAATTAACTGTAGCTGACGCTCAAAAATTTTATGCAGTACATGCAGAGAGACCTTTCTTTGGAGAATTAGTAGAATTCATGACAAGAGGTCCTATCGTTGCAGCTATCTTAGAAAAAGATAATGCAGTTGAAGATTTCAGAACTTTAATTGGTGCTACAAACCCAGCTGATGCTGCTGAAGGAACTATCCGTAAAAAATATGCTACTTCAATTGGAGAAAATGCTGTTCACGGTTCAGATTCTGATGAAAATGCTGCTATCGAAGGTGCTTTCCACTTTGCAGGAAGAGAGCAATTCTAA
- a CDS encoding lipocalin family protein, protein MKRIFLFIVLFGIVSCKQNITESDVSNLNGYWEIEEVILPDGDKKEYKVNETIDYFKIENNKGFRKKVMPQLNGTYLTNDIKEDVFVEIKDGNANIQYKTNYASWKEEILELTNEKLVIKNQQELEYHYRRPAKFSVK, encoded by the coding sequence ATGAAGCGAATATTTTTATTTATTGTTTTATTTGGTATTGTTTCGTGTAAACAAAATATTACAGAGTCAGATGTCTCAAATTTAAATGGTTATTGGGAAATTGAAGAAGTTATTCTTCCGGATGGCGATAAGAAAGAATATAAAGTAAATGAAACAATAGATTATTTTAAGATTGAAAATAATAAAGGTTTTAGGAAAAAAGTAATGCCTCAATTGAATGGTACTTATTTAACGAATGATATTAAAGAAGATGTTTTTGTTGAAATAAAAGATGGGAACGCAAATATTCAGTACAAAACGAATTATGCGAGTTGGAAAGAAGAAATTCTTGAATTGACTAATGAGAAGTTAGTGATAAAAAATCAGCAAGAATTAGAATATCATTATAGAAGACCTGCAAAATTTTCAGTGAAGTAA
- a CDS encoding DUF721 domain-containing protein, producing MAKRFNEESPIGDVLKQFISQNKLEAGMDVVNVRDAWKNVMGNGVNNYTTEIQLKGTTLYVVLSSAVLREELSYGKEKIIKMINEEIRKDLITSLVLR from the coding sequence ATGGCGAAGCGATTTAATGAAGAAAGTCCAATAGGAGATGTGTTGAAACAATTTATTTCTCAAAACAAGTTAGAAGCAGGAATGGATGTTGTAAATGTTCGCGATGCTTGGAAGAACGTTATGGGAAATGGAGTTAACAATTACACTACCGAAATTCAATTAAAGGGAACGACACTTTATGTTGTTCTTTCTTCTGCTGTATTGCGAGAAGAGTTGAGTTATGGAAAGGAAAAAATCATTAAGATGATTAACGAAGAGATACGGAAAGATTTAATTACTAGTCTCGTTTTAAGATAA
- a CDS encoding formylglycine-generating enzyme family protein, translating into MKKITFYSTLLITLLSFFAFKNNLIDTDLIKIQGGTFKMGSKDSDGLADIDEQKEHAVELNTFEISKFEVTVWEWKQFIKANKMKMPEKPSWGWQDNYPINGITWNEAIAYCNWLSTKEKLQPVYSKKGPNFICNFKANGYRLPTEAEWEFAARGGFQTKSFKYSGGNTLDEIAWHKGNSKGTPHTVGTKLPNELGIYDMSGNVWEWCWDWYNKDFYKLEKGNNPRGPERGERRNVRGGSWDSHPNYVRPANRISTEPNKTHEFYGFRIARTIVK; encoded by the coding sequence ATGAAAAAAATTACATTTTATTCTACATTATTAATTACCCTTTTATCATTTTTTGCATTTAAAAACAACTTGATTGACACCGATTTAATAAAAATCCAAGGAGGCACTTTCAAAATGGGTTCTAAAGACTCAGATGGTCTAGCTGACATCGATGAACAAAAAGAACATGCAGTTGAATTAAATACTTTTGAAATAAGCAAATTTGAAGTTACCGTTTGGGAATGGAAACAATTCATAAAAGCAAACAAAATGAAAATGCCAGAAAAACCTTCTTGGGGATGGCAAGATAATTATCCAATTAATGGAATAACATGGAATGAAGCAATTGCATATTGTAATTGGTTAAGTACAAAAGAAAAATTACAACCTGTTTATTCGAAAAAAGGACCAAACTTTATTTGCAATTTTAAAGCAAATGGATATAGATTACCTACAGAAGCTGAGTGGGAATTTGCTGCGAGAGGTGGTTTTCAAACAAAATCATTCAAATACAGCGGCGGAAATACTTTAGATGAAATTGCTTGGCATAAAGGAAATAGCAAAGGAACTCCTCATACTGTTGGTACAAAATTACCAAACGAATTAGGCATCTATGATATGAGTGGAAATGTTTGGGAATGGTGTTGGGATTGGTACAATAAAGATTTTTACAAATTAGAAAAAGGAAATAATCCAAGAGGACCAGAAAGAGGAGAAAGAAGAAATGTAAGAGGTGGTTCTTGGGATAGTCATCCAAACTATGTTAGACCTGCTAACAGAATTTCAACTGAACCGAACAAAACTCACGAGTTTTACGGCTTTAGAATTGCTAGAACAATTGTAAAATAA